In a single window of the Hoplias malabaricus isolate fHopMal1 unplaced genomic scaffold, fHopMal1.hap1 scaffold_76, whole genome shotgun sequence genome:
- the LOC136685465 gene encoding NLR family CARD domain-containing protein 3-like, whose translation MSMKNKNVLMEPQNFTNEEGSSDLIWKGSKGCFPEPRTLSMRSYNSMIDFTFHSSEMTTSDLSEQTFRAEPPEPSCVSMKSHNSMEFPHNFSNGRIGTDQRRDVLRCGVCEQIQTDPVSITCGHTFCRQCIRSLRDQSVHSGDLTCPCCRKRFKTGSVQFPHTEESMELDEYKPVDEVLLSVSEGNKISLKNKYESLFEGFKTQENKILLNRVYTQLYIIGGEREGVNEEHETYLTLYMEKLKSVLTKGIAGIGKTVSVQKFILDWAEGKANQDIEFMFVLPFRELNLIKDKQYSLHGLLCALHPELRGLDTKEYDVCKTVFIFDGLDESRIPLKFSECEKVSDVTKVSSVDVLMTNLIKGDLLPSAHIWITSRPAAANQIPSQYISRVTEIQGFNDPQKEEYFRKRISDQHQADSVISHIKTTRSLHIMCHIPVFCWISATVLQRIMKQRTTEIPKTLTAMYSHFLCTQTIMRKEKYEEEDERGTLQELLRSNRNMFLKLSELAFKQLMKGNVMFYEDNLRECGIDVTEASVYSGICTEIFREESVLYQRKVYCFVHLSFQEFLAAFYVFHCYVSNNMAELKFLKLKTRKWSHRVSLDELLKGAVRTALESKSGHLDLFLRFLLGISLESNQQLLQDLLTHTVSSSEGIKKTVQYIKRTITSEDLPSDRSINLFLCLTEMNDSSLSSKIQEYLKSEKHLDKKLSAGECLALAYMLVNSDKVLDELDLRKYNTTETGYWSLIPAVNNCRKAVLSGCKLTMNSCETLCSVLKSPNSPLKELEFSETELQDSGVKLISEALKSTNCKLETLRLTVCKLGENSCEDLGSVLLVNSSLKELDLSNNDLQDSGVEKLSAGLKSSLCKLETLRLSGCLVKKEGCAFLASALSSNPSHLKELDLSYNHPGDTGVKLLSVKLEDPHCRLDTLRCL comes from the exons atgtctatgaagaataaaaatgtCCTGATGGAGCCTCAGAACTTCACCAATGAAGAAGGAAGCTCAGATTTAAT ATGGAAGGGATCCAAAGGCTGTTTTCCAGAGCCCAGAACTCTGTCTATGAGGAGCTACAACTCTATGATTGATTTTACTTTTCACAGCAGTGAAATGACTACTTCTGACCTGAG TGAGCAGACATTCAGGGCAGAACCtccagagcccagctgtgtgtctatgaagagcCACAACTCCATGGAGTTCCCTCATAATTTCAGTAATGGAAGAATTGGTACAGACCAGAG GAGGGATGTGCtcaggtgtggagtgtgtgagcagattcagacagatccAGTCTCtatcacctgtggacacactTTTTGTAGACAGTGCATCAGGAGCCTTAGGGACCAGTCTGTCCACTCAGGAGACTTGACCTGTCCCTgctgcagaaagaggtttaaaaCAGGCTCTGTTCAGTTTCCACACACGGAGGAGTCCATGGAGCTGGATGAATACAAACCTGTGGATGAAGTCCTGCTCAGTGTCTCAGAGggaaacaaaatcagcctgaagAACAAGTATGAGAGCTTATTTGAGGGATTCAAAACACAAGAGAATAAAATCCTCCTGAACAGGGtttacactcagctctacatcatcgggggagagagggaaggagtgaATGAGGAACATGAA ACATATTTAACCCTGTACA TGGAAAAACTGAAAAGCGTTCTGACTAAAGGCATTGCTGGCATtggaaaaactgtctctgtgcagaagttcattctggactgggctGAAGGAAAAGCCAATCAGGATATAGAGTTCATGTTTGTGCTTCCATTCCGAGAGCTGAACCTGATTAAAGACAAACAGTACAGTCTTCATGGACTTCTGTGTGCCCTCCATCCTGAGCTCCGAGGTCTGGACACAAAGGAATATGacgtgtgtaaaactgtgttcATATTTGATGGCCTCGATGAAAGCAGAATTCCACTGAAGTTctcagagtgtgagaaagtgtcaGACGTGACCAAGGTGTCTTCAGTGGACGTGTTGATGACAAACCTCATCAAAGGAGacctgcttccctctgctcatATCTGGATAACCTCCAgaccagcagcagccaatcagatcccctCTCAGTACATCAGCCGTGTGACAGAAATTCAGGGATTCAATGATCCACAGAAGgaggagtacttcaggaagaggATTAGTGACCAACACCAAGCCGACAGTGTCATCTCCCACATTAAGACGACGAGGAGTCTCCACATCATGTGTCACATtccagtcttctgctggatTTCAGCAACTGTGCTTCAGCGAATCATGAAACAAAGGACCACAGAAATCCCTAAAACTCTGACTGCAATGTACTCACACTTCCTGTGCACTCAGACAATCATGAGGAAGGAGAAGtatgaggaggaagatgagagaggaACTCTACAGGAACTCCTGAGATCCAACAGGAACATGTTTCTGAAACTGTCTGAACTGGctttcaaacagctgatgaagggcaatgtgatgttctatgaagacaacctgagagagtgtgggattgatgtcactgaggcctcagtgtaCTCTGGGATTTGCACTGAGATCTTTAGGGAGGAGTCTGTGCTTTACCAGAGGAAGGTTTACTGCTTTGTGCATCTGAGCTTTCAGGAGTTCCTGGCTGCTTtctatgtgtttcactgctatGTGAGCAACAACATGGCGGAACTGAAGTTTCTGAAGCTGAAAACCAGGAAGTGGTCTCATAGGGTTTCACTGGACGAGCTGCTGAAGGGAGCTGTGCGTACAGCTTTAGAGAGTAAGTCTGGACACCTTGATCTGTTTCTCCGTTTTCTGTTGGGCATCTCACTGGAGTCCAATCAACAACTCCTGCAGGACctactaacacacacagtgagcagcTCTGAGGGCATCAAGAAAACAGTTCAGTACATCAAACGCACAATAACATCAGAGGATCTTCCTTCTGACAGATCTATCAACCTGTTCCTCTGTCTCACTGAAATGAACGACTCCTCTTTATCCAGTAAAATCCAGGAGTATCTCAAATCAGAGAAACACTTAGATAAGAAACTGTCTGCTGGAGAGTGTTTAGCGTTAGCCTACATGCTCGTGAACTCAGATAAGGTGCTAGATGAACTGGACTTGAGGAAGTACAACACCACTGAGACGGGTTATTGGAGTCTGATCCCAGCTGTGAACAACTGCAGAAAGGCTGT ATTGTCTGGCTGTAAGCTGACCATGAATTCCTGTGaaactctctgctctgttctgaaatcaccaaactcacccctgaaagagctggagttCAGTGAGACTgagctgcaggattcaggagtgaagctgatctctgaggcACTGAAGAGTAcaaactgtaaactggagacactcag actaactgtgtgtaaacttggggaaaactcttgtgaagatctgggctcagttttactggtgaactcctccctgaaagaactggacctcagtaacaatgacctgcaggattcaggagtggagaagctctctgctggactgaagagttcactctgtaaactggagacactcag attgTCTGGTTGTTTAGTTAAAAAGGAAGGCTGTGCTTttctggcttcagctctgagctcaaacccctcacacctgaaagaactggatctgagctacaatcacccaggagacacaggagtgaagctgctctCTGTTAAACTGGAGGATCCACACTGCAGACTGGACACACTCAG